Proteins encoded together in one Thermophilibacter immobilis window:
- a CDS encoding MarR family winged helix-turn-helix transcriptional regulator codes for MSSEERPRGRSLADFHMRLYRAFHAQRAYLRPRIARLGMGPGQPKLLTYIAVYGPSTQREIADFFETDPATVSRMLDSLERAGFAQSVPTSDRRTKCLRLTDKGLAAAAAWDLCCDEEQDVMLEGFSPDERGHFARYLERAYANLRRATRGGERS; via the coding sequence ATGTCATCAGAGGAAAGGCCCCGGGGCCGCTCGCTCGCGGACTTCCACATGAGGCTCTATCGAGCCTTCCACGCCCAGCGTGCCTACCTGCGCCCCCGCATCGCGCGGCTGGGGATGGGGCCAGGCCAGCCCAAGCTCCTCACCTACATCGCCGTGTACGGGCCGTCCACCCAGCGCGAGATAGCCGACTTCTTCGAGACCGACCCGGCCACCGTGAGCCGCATGCTCGACTCGCTCGAGCGCGCCGGCTTCGCCCAGAGCGTGCCCACCTCCGACCGGCGTACCAAGTGCCTGCGCCTCACCGATAAGGGCCTCGCCGCCGCGGCGGCATGGGACCTGTGCTGTGACGAGGAGCAGGACGTCATGCTCGAGGGCTTCTCGCCAGACGAGCGGGGGCATTTCGCACGCTACCTCGAGCGCGCCTACGCCAACCTCAGGCGCGCCACGCGAGGCGGTGAGCGTTCGTGA
- a CDS encoding ABC transporter ATP-binding protein, with the protein MGRALGTYRRSFVTAGLCVFFESALELCIPLLMASVIDQGIMGRDLSVVWSRGALMLLCALAALALGTGYAHFSATAAMGLGANLRHAEFAHVQGFAFSNLDGFEVSSLVTRMTGDVTVIQNAVVAGFRPLLRGPVMLVMGLVLAVVMSPPLALIFVFVMPALAVALFLIVRHVGPLYRVMQGVMDQLNDVLQEDLAAIRAIKAYVREDYVAERFDAVNAHLASTATRTFRGAVLNTPVFQLAMYTACVLILWRGGSMIMAGTLMVGTLTGFMSYVLQIVNSLMMISNVFLLTARALTSVRRVGEVLAEKPALVSAPVAKTDVPDGTVLFDHVSFKYHPDAKKNVLEDVSLRFDAGSTVGVLGSTGSGKTTLVQLIARLYDVSEGSVSVGGADVRAYDLQALRDAVGMVLQKNVLFTGTVRENLQWGDDDASDAELLEACRIACADEFLERIGGLDGDLGQGGDNVSGGQKQRLCIARALLKRPRVLIFDDSTSAVDMATDARIRENLAGLTDVTKIVIAQRVNSVMDADQIVILDDGRVHAVGTHEELLAGDPIYQELYESQIGSGIHGEVEHGR; encoded by the coding sequence ATGGGCCGGGCCCTGGGGACATATCGCAGGAGCTTTGTAACCGCCGGCCTGTGTGTCTTCTTTGAGTCGGCGCTCGAGCTCTGCATCCCGCTGCTCATGGCCTCCGTCATCGACCAGGGCATCATGGGACGCGACCTCTCCGTCGTCTGGTCGCGCGGCGCCCTCATGCTGCTCTGCGCGCTGGCCGCCCTGGCCCTGGGCACGGGTTACGCGCACTTCTCGGCGACCGCGGCCATGGGGCTCGGTGCCAACCTGCGCCATGCCGAGTTCGCCCACGTGCAGGGCTTCGCCTTCTCCAACCTGGACGGGTTCGAGGTCTCCTCGCTCGTGACGCGCATGACGGGCGACGTCACGGTGATCCAGAACGCCGTGGTCGCGGGCTTCAGGCCGCTCCTGCGCGGGCCCGTTATGCTCGTGATGGGGCTCGTGCTGGCCGTGGTCATGAGCCCCCCGCTCGCCTTGATCTTTGTCTTCGTCATGCCGGCCCTGGCGGTGGCGCTCTTCCTGATCGTGCGGCACGTGGGCCCCCTCTACCGCGTGATGCAGGGCGTGATGGACCAGCTGAACGACGTGCTCCAGGAGGACCTCGCCGCCATCCGCGCGATCAAGGCCTACGTCCGCGAGGACTACGTCGCCGAGCGCTTCGACGCCGTCAACGCGCACCTGGCCTCGACCGCCACGCGCACCTTCAGGGGTGCGGTGCTCAACACCCCCGTCTTCCAGCTGGCCATGTACACGGCCTGCGTGCTCATCTTGTGGCGCGGCGGCTCCATGATCATGGCGGGGACCCTCATGGTGGGCACCCTCACGGGCTTCATGAGCTACGTCCTGCAGATCGTGAACTCCCTCATGATGATCTCCAACGTCTTTCTGCTCACGGCGCGCGCCCTCACGAGCGTGCGGCGCGTGGGCGAGGTCCTGGCCGAGAAGCCTGCGCTCGTCTCGGCTCCCGTGGCCAAGACGGACGTGCCGGACGGCACCGTCTTGTTCGACCACGTCTCGTTCAAGTATCACCCCGATGCCAAGAAGAACGTGCTCGAGGACGTCAGCCTGCGCTTCGACGCGGGCTCGACGGTGGGGGTCCTGGGCTCCACGGGCTCGGGCAAGACCACGCTCGTGCAGCTCATAGCTCGGCTCTACGACGTGAGCGAGGGCTCGGTGAGCGTCGGCGGCGCCGACGTGCGCGCCTATGACCTCCAGGCGCTGCGCGACGCCGTGGGCATGGTGCTCCAGAAGAACGTGCTCTTCACGGGCACCGTGCGCGAGAACCTCCAGTGGGGGGACGACGACGCGAGCGACGCGGAGCTCCTCGAGGCCTGTCGCATCGCCTGCGCCGACGAGTTCCTCGAGCGCATCGGCGGGCTCGACGGGGACCTGGGCCAGGGGGGCGACAACGTCTCCGGAGGCCAGAAGCAGCGGCTGTGCATCGCCCGCGCGCTGCTCAAGCGCCCGCGCGTCCTGATCTTCGACGACTCGACGAGTGCGGTGGACATGGCGACCGACGCGCGCATCCGCGAGAACCTCGCGGGGCTCACGGACGTCACCAAGATAGTCATCGCCCAGCGCGTGAACTCGGTCATGGACGCCGACCAGATCGTGATACTCGATGACGGGAGGGTCCACGCCGTGGGAACCCACGAGGAGCTTCTCGCAGGTGATCCCATCTACCAGGAGCTCTACGAGTCACAGATCGGCTCGGGCATACACGGGGAGGTGGAGCATGGCCGCTAG
- a CDS encoding CDP-alcohol phosphatidyltransferase → MGKKAAEALDINYADLAEYLHCNHSVYMRIDSSVYYLTDANYEAWRAQDTSRRNDKNHFVDCSELVPTVDEFLALPFIHGKTIKDAFEHATFYASLKGEKD, encoded by the coding sequence ATGGGAAAGAAGGCTGCCGAGGCCCTCGACATCAATTACGCCGACCTGGCCGAGTACCTCCACTGCAATCACTCTGTCTACATGAGGATCGACTCGTCCGTCTACTACCTCACCGACGCCAATTACGAGGCCTGGCGCGCCCAGGACACCAGTCGCAGGAACGACAAGAACCACTTCGTGGACTGCTCCGAGCTCGTCCCCACCGTTGACGAGTTCCTCGCCCTCCCCTTCATCCATGGCAAGACCATCAAGGACGCCTTCGAGCACGCCACCTTCTATGCCTCCCTCAAGGGCGAGAAGGACTGA
- a CDS encoding ABC transporter ATP-binding protein: MAARGQTGARPKNLRRTLRALLSYMGHARWQLLVVALLVCVSGSANLVGTYMVKPVVNAVTTGDEAGFAHVVALTATIYATGVVASLGYTQTMVRAAQRVVFDIRRDLIARIMHLPLSFFDHTRHGDVMSYFTNDVDTVSEALNNSFANAVQALIQTVGTFTLLLVLDWRLTLITAACDLAIAAYVRFSGHRSHRYFDAQQVTLGELNGYVEEMMAGQKVVKVFNREGQALGGFDRLNDRLRSSGTTAQSYASTMVPVTVAVSYVNFAVVTVVGALMAMRGLVDAGSLASYLVFVRQAAMPINQLTQQGNFILTALAGAERIFAAMEREPEVDEGAVTLVRAAYVEASRAASGAEGWAWRHADGSLTPLAGDVRFHDVDFGYERGQTVLAGLSLFAKPGQKIAFVGSTGAGKTTITNLINRFYDVRAGSITYDGIDVRDIRKESLRLSLGIVLQDTHLFGGTIADNIRFGKLDATDEEVVAAARVANADSFISRLPRGYDTPVVSDGSNLSQGQRQLLAIARAAIADPPVLILDEATSSIDTRTEALIERGMDALMRGRTTFVIAHRLSTVRNANAIMVLEQGRIVERGTHAELLDQRGEYWQLYTGTRELD, encoded by the coding sequence ATGGCCGCTAGGGGACAGACGGGAGCGCGCCCCAAGAACCTGCGCCGCACCCTGCGCGCTCTTCTCTCCTACATGGGTCACGCGCGCTGGCAGCTTCTGGTCGTGGCTCTTCTCGTGTGCGTGAGCGGGTCGGCCAACCTCGTGGGAACCTACATGGTCAAGCCCGTGGTCAACGCCGTGACCACGGGAGACGAGGCGGGCTTCGCGCATGTCGTGGCGCTCACGGCGACCATCTACGCCACGGGTGTGGTGGCCTCGCTCGGCTACACGCAGACGATGGTGCGCGCCGCCCAGCGCGTCGTCTTTGACATCCGTCGCGACCTCATCGCGCGCATCATGCACCTGCCGCTGTCGTTTTTTGACCACACGCGCCACGGGGACGTGATGAGCTACTTCACCAACGACGTGGACACGGTCTCGGAGGCGCTCAACAACAGCTTCGCCAATGCGGTGCAGGCGCTCATCCAGACGGTGGGCACGTTTACGCTGCTCCTTGTCCTGGACTGGCGCCTCACGCTCATCACGGCCGCCTGCGACCTCGCGATCGCGGCCTACGTGCGCTTCTCGGGGCATCGTAGTCATCGCTACTTCGACGCGCAGCAGGTCACGCTCGGCGAGCTCAACGGCTACGTCGAGGAGATGATGGCCGGCCAGAAGGTGGTCAAGGTCTTCAACCGAGAAGGGCAAGCCCTGGGAGGCTTCGACCGCCTCAACGACCGCCTGCGCTCGAGCGGGACCACGGCCCAGTCCTACGCCTCGACGATGGTCCCCGTGACCGTGGCCGTCTCGTACGTGAACTTCGCAGTGGTCACCGTCGTGGGCGCACTCATGGCCATGAGGGGCCTTGTGGACGCGGGTAGCCTCGCCTCCTATCTGGTCTTTGTTCGCCAGGCGGCCATGCCCATCAACCAGCTCACGCAGCAGGGGAACTTCATCCTGACCGCCCTTGCCGGAGCCGAGCGGATCTTTGCGGCCATGGAGCGCGAGCCCGAGGTCGACGAGGGCGCGGTCACGCTCGTGCGCGCGGCCTACGTCGAGGCGAGCCGCGCGGCCTCGGGTGCCGAGGGCTGGGCATGGCGCCACGCCGACGGCTCGCTCACGCCGCTCGCCGGGGACGTGCGCTTCCACGACGTCGACTTTGGCTACGAGAGGGGCCAGACAGTCCTCGCGGGCCTCTCCCTGTTTGCCAAGCCGGGCCAGAAGATCGCCTTCGTGGGCTCCACGGGGGCGGGCAAGACCACGATCACGAACCTCATCAACCGCTTCTACGACGTGCGCGCCGGCTCGATCACCTACGACGGCATCGACGTGCGCGACATCCGGAAGGAGAGTCTGCGCCTCTCCCTGGGCATCGTCTTGCAGGACACGCACCTGTTCGGCGGTACCATCGCCGACAACATCCGCTTCGGCAAGCTCGACGCCACCGACGAGGAGGTCGTGGCCGCCGCGCGCGTGGCCAACGCGGACAGCTTCATCAGCCGCCTGCCGCGCGGCTACGACACGCCGGTCGTCTCGGACGGCTCGAACCTCTCGCAGGGGCAGCGGCAGCTCCTGGCCATCGCCCGTGCCGCGATCGCTGATCCGCCGGTGCTGATCCTGGACGAGGCCACCTCCTCGATCGACACGCGCACCGAGGCCCTCATCGAGCGCGGCATGGACGCCCTCATGCGCGGCCGCACCACGTTCGTGATCGCGCATCGCCTCTCCACGGTGAGAAACGCGAACGCGATCATGGTGCTCGAGCAGGGAAGAATCGTCGAGCGCGGCACGCACGCCGAGCTCCTCGACCAGCGCGGCGAATACTGGCAGCTCTACACGGGCACCCGCGAGCTGGACTAG
- a CDS encoding HAD family hydrolase, translated as MDPYTTVVFDLDGTLLDTLADLEASVNHALARAHLPARTTDEVRLFTGNGIRRLIERSVNEDREHPADASTVEAVLEEFKRHYAAHCQDHTAPYPGVIELVDHLKHAGVRVAVVSNKADFAVQELVERQFPGTFDCVLGECEEAGIRKKPAPDMVNVALERMGGERAGLVYVGDSEVDVQTAQNVGCSCLSCSWGFRERGWLVRAGATTIVDAPTELERVLLAGAV; from the coding sequence ATGGATCCCTACACGACGGTGGTGTTCGACCTCGACGGGACACTGCTTGACACTCTGGCCGACCTCGAGGCATCTGTGAACCATGCGCTCGCGCGGGCGCACCTTCCCGCGCGCACGACCGACGAGGTGCGCCTCTTCACGGGCAACGGCATCCGTCGGCTCATAGAGCGCTCAGTGAACGAGGATCGCGAGCACCCCGCAGACGCCTCGACCGTCGAGGCGGTCCTCGAGGAGTTCAAGCGCCACTACGCCGCGCACTGCCAGGACCACACGGCTCCCTACCCCGGCGTCATCGAGCTCGTCGACCACCTGAAGCACGCCGGCGTGCGTGTGGCCGTGGTCTCAAACAAGGCTGACTTCGCGGTGCAGGAGCTCGTCGAACGACAGTTTCCCGGCACCTTCGACTGTGTGCTCGGCGAGTGCGAGGAGGCCGGCATCCGCAAGAAGCCCGCGCCCGACATGGTCAACGTGGCGCTCGAGCGCATGGGCGGCGAGCGCGCGGGACTCGTCTACGTAGGCGACTCAGAGGTCGACGTCCAAACCGCCCAAAACGTCGGGTGCAGCTGTCTTTCATGCTCGTGGGGCTTCCGTGAGAGGGGCTGGCTCGTGCGCGCAGGCGCCACCACAATCGTGGACGCCCCCACCGAGCTGGAGCGCGTTCTTCTCGCCGGCGCTGTGTGA
- a CDS encoding DUF4143 domain-containing protein has protein sequence MGLEDEFALETPADYIRSVNEVNVPKLGKDSATSLALMRSLAFDTSQAVTYATLAVDMGEDGSPARTRGTASAYLQMLSDLYLTEDLGGWEPPLRAKRRVRVRPKRYLIDPSLPAALIGASPSTLLRDTQTLGGLFETLCLRDLRVYLSVMPGAANKICYYRDEKDLEVDFVIELSDGRWGALEVKLSDLKVDDAAAERLLAFKRKVTANARAQARQPEFLAFLVGRGDFAYRRDDGILIIPIAALEP, from the coding sequence ATGGGCCTCGAGGACGAGTTCGCCTTGGAGACGCCCGCCGACTACATCAGGAGCGTCAACGAGGTCAATGTTCCCAAACTGGGCAAGGACTCGGCAACCTCGCTTGCCCTCATGCGCTCGCTCGCCTTCGACACGTCCCAGGCAGTGACGTACGCGACGTTGGCAGTCGATATGGGCGAGGACGGCTCACCCGCTCGCACGCGAGGGACCGCGAGCGCCTATCTCCAGATGCTCTCAGATCTTTATCTGACCGAGGACCTGGGTGGCTGGGAGCCGCCCCTGCGTGCAAAGCGCCGCGTCCGCGTGAGGCCGAAGCGGTACCTCATCGATCCCTCGCTTCCCGCCGCCCTGATCGGCGCCTCGCCTTCGACCCTCTTGCGCGACACGCAGACGCTGGGCGGGCTCTTTGAGACACTCTGCCTGCGAGACCTGCGCGTCTACCTCTCCGTCATGCCCGGTGCCGCCAACAAGATCTGTTACTACCGTGACGAGAAGGACCTCGAGGTCGATTTTGTCATCGAGCTCTCCGATGGCCGCTGGGGAGCCCTTGAGGTGAAGCTCTCCGACCTCAAGGTCGACGACGCGGCTGCCGAGCGGCTGCTCGCATTCAAGCGCAAGGTCACCGCCAACGCACGGGCGCAGGCGCGGCAGCCGGAATTCCTCGCGTTTCTCGTGGGCAGGGGAGACTTCGCCTATCGTCGTGACGACGGAATCCTCATCATCCCGATTGCGGCCCTCGAGCCGTAA
- the aspS gene encoding aspartate--tRNA ligase translates to MDSRTMHTHTCGELRRADIGQEVTLCGWVWHRRDHGGLIFVDLRDRAGVTQVSFDPEHSGGSAFHVAETIRPEWPVRVRGVVRQRPEGMSNPKLATGNIEVLVSQIDVLNTSRTPPFQIEDHVETSEDVRLRYRYLDLRRPKMMANLRLRSDFTFAIREALHGREFMEVETPALFKSTPEGARDFLVPSRTQPGHFYALPQSPQLLKQLLMVGGVERYYQVAKCFRDEDLRADRQPEFTQVDVEMSFVDQDDVMGALEDVLADAFSRVGVTMACPLRRISYWDAMDTYGTDKPDTRYAMELHDVTQLFSASKFKLFSGAAATKGQFVKAINAKGAGTWPRAQIDKLADVAAGFGAKGLAWIAFREDGSINSPIVKFFSDDEMCALRAEMGVEHGDLVMFAVADRLAADQILGGMRSHMANALGVERAGHDFLWVVDFPLFHWDADSKRCASEHQPFTQPDEDQLDLLESDPLAVGSHTYDFVMDGYEAGGGGMRIHDAKLQMRILKLLGFTEKRAQEQFGFLMEALGFGAPPMGGFALGLDRVCMLLTGSDSIREVMAFPKTSSGSDLMSDAPSEVSSAQLKEVSLRLL, encoded by the coding sequence ATGGATTCTCGCACTATGCACACCCACACCTGCGGAGAGCTGCGTCGCGCCGACATCGGCCAGGAGGTCACGCTATGCGGCTGGGTCTGGCACCGCCGCGACCACGGCGGGCTCATCTTCGTCGACCTGCGCGACCGCGCGGGCGTGACGCAGGTCTCGTTTGACCCGGAACACTCCGGGGGCTCGGCGTTTCACGTCGCCGAGACGATTCGCCCCGAGTGGCCCGTGCGCGTGCGCGGAGTTGTGCGCCAGCGCCCCGAGGGCATGAGCAACCCCAAGCTCGCCACCGGCAACATCGAGGTCCTCGTCTCCCAGATCGACGTCCTCAACACCTCGCGCACCCCCCCCTTCCAGATCGAGGATCACGTGGAGACCTCCGAGGACGTGCGCCTGCGCTATCGCTACCTCGACCTTCGTCGTCCCAAGATGATGGCAAACCTGCGCCTGCGCTCAGACTTTACCTTCGCCATCCGCGAGGCGCTCCATGGTCGTGAGTTCATGGAGGTCGAGACCCCGGCCCTGTTCAAGTCCACGCCCGAGGGCGCCCGCGACTTCCTGGTGCCGAGCCGCACCCAGCCCGGTCACTTCTACGCCCTGCCGCAGTCCCCGCAGCTCCTGAAGCAGCTGCTCATGGTCGGTGGCGTGGAGCGCTACTACCAGGTCGCCAAGTGCTTCCGTGACGAGGACCTGCGCGCCGACCGCCAGCCCGAGTTCACGCAGGTGGACGTCGAGATGAGCTTCGTCGACCAGGACGACGTCATGGGCGCGCTCGAGGACGTGCTCGCAGACGCCTTCTCGCGCGTGGGCGTCACGATGGCCTGTCCGCTGCGCCGCATCTCCTACTGGGACGCGATGGACACCTACGGCACCGACAAGCCCGACACGCGCTACGCCATGGAGCTCCACGACGTGACGCAGCTCTTCTCGGCCTCCAAGTTCAAGCTCTTCTCGGGGGCGGCGGCCACGAAGGGCCAGTTCGTCAAGGCGATAAACGCCAAGGGCGCCGGTACCTGGCCGCGCGCGCAGATTGACAAGCTCGCCGACGTGGCGGCCGGCTTTGGCGCCAAGGGCCTCGCGTGGATCGCCTTTCGCGAGGACGGCTCGATTAATAGTCCAATCGTCAAGTTCTTCTCGGACGACGAGATGTGCGCGCTGCGTGCGGAGATGGGCGTCGAGCACGGCGACCTCGTGATGTTCGCCGTGGCCGACCGCCTCGCCGCCGACCAGATCCTGGGCGGCATGCGAAGCCACATGGCCAACGCGCTGGGCGTCGAGCGCGCGGGCCACGACTTCCTCTGGGTCGTCGACTTCCCGCTGTTCCACTGGGACGCAGACTCCAAGCGCTGCGCCTCCGAGCACCAGCCCTTCACCCAGCCCGACGAGGATCAGCTCGACCTGCTCGAGTCCGATCCCTTGGCGGTGGGTTCCCACACCTACGACTTCGTCATGGACGGCTATGAGGCCGGCGGCGGCGGGATGCGCATCCACGACGCCAAGCTCCAGATGCGGATTCTCAAGCTGCTCGGCTTCACTGAGAAGCGCGCCCAGGAGCAGTTCGGCTTCCTCATGGAGGCGCTCGGCTTTGGCGCGCCCCCCATGGGAGGCTTCGCGCTGGGGCTGGACCGCGTGTGCATGCTGCTCACGGGCTCGGACTCCATCCGCGAGGTCATGGCCTTCCCCAAGACGTCCTCCGGCTCCGACCTCATGAGCGACGCCCCCTCCGAGGTGAGCTCCGCCCAGCTCAAGGAGGTCTCGCTCAGGCTCCTGTAG
- a CDS encoding FtsX-like permease family protein — translation MYARIALGNVRKSFRDFSVFFLTLAFGVCVFYAFGSITEQTAVIDLAADQRRLVGQIVDILNGVSVFVLVILGFLVVYANRFLIRRRKREFGIYLTLGMDLSRVSLIIVVETLAVGAGALAAGLVLGVGLSQLMMYVTARLFEATISEFAFVFSSVACARTILCFAVIFLVTLVFNVFTVSRYKLIDLINADRVTERVKLRSLPVSVVLFVCSVALIGVAYRTLLDHGMLEEGPYFGIATGLVTVGTLLFFFSLSGFLLRLVQSSKRAYLSGLNMFTLRQLNSRINTAWLSISLVCAMLFLAICSVCTGFSVATGLNESALRSSVYDASLFTYPSGLSVGYTQGAAADDGYDMVAALRRDVPDWDALVSAAQQVDVYGRPEDEALPTMGWFVGNTDYAWGATMGQALEGSGDTHVNVVRVSQYNALRALVGEEPVDLGDDGCLLWVDTLSLKDFWNAATEQNPTVSVWGRELAFTGPRVVDEALSDGSGGTTTGVLVVPDDAVPAGEVPVRSLLNVSYGGAREDVEPRFTDALDKDYADVFYTQDDGVFPWPVFSYTTALSTLAEASGTTVMVSYLAIYIGFVLLVSCAAVLALQQLSEAADNVGRYRLLLELGAERRMVNRALLVQIGIYFLFPLVVAVAHAAVALSVVNDIVFLMTGFQIGTALMVTVGFVVVLYGGYFLVTYLTSKGMLLRGHERG, via the coding sequence ATGTACGCTAGGATCGCCCTCGGAAACGTCCGCAAGTCCTTCCGGGACTTCTCGGTGTTCTTTTTGACGCTCGCCTTTGGCGTCTGCGTGTTCTACGCCTTCGGCTCGATCACGGAGCAGACCGCCGTGATCGATCTTGCCGCCGACCAGCGCAGGCTCGTCGGGCAGATCGTGGACATTCTCAATGGCGTCTCGGTTTTCGTCCTGGTCATCCTGGGCTTTCTGGTGGTCTACGCCAACCGCTTCCTGATCCGCCGGCGCAAGCGCGAGTTTGGCATCTACCTCACGCTGGGCATGGACCTCTCGCGCGTGTCGCTCATCATCGTGGTGGAAACGCTCGCGGTCGGTGCTGGCGCGCTCGCGGCGGGGCTCGTCCTGGGTGTGGGGCTCTCGCAGCTCATGATGTACGTCACCGCTCGGCTCTTTGAGGCCACGATCTCGGAGTTCGCCTTCGTCTTCTCGTCGGTCGCCTGCGCGCGCACCATCCTCTGCTTCGCGGTGATCTTCCTCGTGACGCTGGTGTTCAACGTGTTCACGGTCTCGCGCTACAAGCTCATCGACCTCATCAACGCCGACAGGGTCACCGAGCGGGTCAAGCTGAGGAGCCTTCCGGTCTCCGTCGTCTTGTTCGTGTGCTCGGTGGCGCTCATCGGCGTGGCCTATCGCACCCTCCTCGATCACGGCATGCTGGAGGAAGGGCCGTACTTTGGCATCGCGACGGGGCTCGTTACGGTGGGCACGCTCCTGTTCTTCTTCTCGCTCTCGGGCTTTCTGCTGCGCCTCGTGCAGTCGAGCAAGCGGGCCTACCTCTCGGGCCTCAACATGTTCACTCTGCGCCAGCTTAACAGTCGCATCAACACGGCATGGCTGTCCATCTCGCTCGTCTGCGCGATGCTCTTCCTGGCCATCTGCAGCGTGTGCACGGGGTTCTCGGTGGCGACGGGTCTCAACGAGTCTGCGCTGCGATCCTCGGTCTATGACGCGAGCCTCTTCACGTATCCCTCGGGCCTCTCCGTGGGCTACACGCAGGGTGCCGCCGCCGACGACGGCTATGACATGGTTGCCGCCCTGCGACGTGACGTGCCCGACTGGGATGCGCTCGTCTCCGCCGCGCAGCAGGTCGACGTCTACGGACGGCCGGAGGATGAGGCGCTGCCCACCATGGGATGGTTCGTGGGCAACACGGACTACGCCTGGGGTGCGACCATGGGCCAGGCGCTCGAGGGTTCGGGAGACACGCACGTCAACGTGGTGCGCGTCTCCCAGTACAACGCCCTGCGCGCGCTCGTGGGGGAGGAGCCGGTCGACTTGGGCGATGATGGCTGCCTCCTGTGGGTTGACACCCTCTCGCTCAAGGACTTCTGGAACGCCGCGACCGAGCAGAACCCCACCGTGAGCGTCTGGGGCCGAGAGCTCGCCTTCACGGGTCCGCGCGTCGTCGACGAGGCCCTCTCCGACGGGAGCGGCGGCACGACTACGGGCGTCCTGGTCGTGCCCGACGACGCGGTCCCCGCGGGCGAGGTTCCGGTCCGATCCCTCCTGAACGTCTCTTACGGCGGCGCGCGCGAGGACGTGGAGCCACGGTTCACCGACGCTCTGGACAAGGACTACGCAGACGTGTTCTACACGCAGGACGACGGCGTCTTCCCCTGGCCCGTCTTTAGCTACACTACGGCCCTGTCCACCCTCGCCGAGGCGAGCGGCACCACGGTCATGGTGAGCTACCTGGCCATCTACATTGGCTTCGTCCTGCTGGTGAGCTGCGCCGCCGTGCTCGCGCTCCAGCAGCTCTCCGAGGCCGCGGACAACGTGGGCCGCTACCGCCTGCTTCTCGAGCTCGGTGCCGAGCGGCGTATGGTCAACCGGGCCCTGCTCGTGCAGATAGGCATCTACTTCCTGTTCCCGCTTGTGGTGGCCGTGGCCCATGCGGCGGTGGCCCTCTCCGTGGTGAACGACATCGTGTTCCTGATGACGGGCTTCCAGATCGGCACGGCGCTCATGGTGACCGTTGGTTTCGTGGTCGTGCTCTACGGGGGCTACTTCCTCGTGACCTACCTCACGTCCAAGGGCATGCTCCTGCGCGGGCACGAGCGGGGGTAG
- a CDS encoding amino acid ABC transporter ATP-binding protein, with amino-acid sequence MADMIEIRGLNKYFGDLHVLKDINLSVHAGEKLVIIGPSGSGKSTLIRCVDYLEEPTSGEVLIDGTPLTRKNHLEMARTYSSMVFQQFNLYPNMTVLGNLTLAPIKLQKKSKDEATQIALAALKRVGLANKAGEYPQNLSGGQQQRVAIARALCTKQPIILFDEPTSALDPEMVQEVLDVMVELAQENITMMCVTHEMGFARQVADRVIFMEDGQIMEEGTPEHFFEHPDNPRCRSFLAKILH; translated from the coding sequence ATGGCCGACATGATCGAGATCCGAGGTCTCAACAAGTACTTCGGGGACCTGCACGTGCTCAAGGACATCAACCTGAGCGTACACGCGGGCGAGAAGCTCGTCATTATCGGGCCGTCAGGCTCGGGCAAGTCCACGCTCATCCGCTGCGTTGACTACCTCGAGGAGCCCACCTCCGGCGAGGTTCTCATCGACGGAACCCCGCTCACCAGGAAGAACCACCTCGAGATGGCCCGCACGTACTCGAGCATGGTGTTCCAGCAGTTCAACCTCTATCCCAACATGACGGTCCTGGGCAACCTCACGCTCGCGCCGATCAAGCTCCAGAAGAAGAGCAAGGACGAGGCGACTCAGATCGCCCTGGCCGCGCTCAAGCGCGTCGGGCTGGCCAACAAGGCCGGCGAGTACCCCCAGAACCTCTCCGGCGGCCAGCAGCAGCGCGTGGCCATCGCGCGCGCCCTGTGCACTAAACAGCCCATCATCCTGTTCGACGAGCCCACGAGCGCACTGGATCCCGAGATGGTCCAGGAGGTGCTCGACGTCATGGTCGAGCTCGCGCAGGAAAACATCACCATGATGTGCGTCACGCACGAGATGGGCTTCGCGCGCCAGGTGGCCGACCGCGTGATCTTCATGGAGGACGGCCAGATCATGGAGGAGGGGACGCCCGAGCACTTCTTCGAGCACCCCGACAACCCGCGCTGCCGCAGCTTCCTCGCGAAGATCCTGCACTAA